The following coding sequences are from one Actinomycetota bacterium window:
- a CDS encoding PDGLE domain-containing protein — MKRVILFGLLVSLILAIFISPFASSWPDGLEKVAEKYGFLEKGEGHEVFHAPIPDYAMPGIKVESVATALAGLMGTLIVFVIAYGVGIVIKRKAEPK, encoded by the coding sequence GTGAAAAGGGTTATACTTTTTGGCTTACTTGTCTCATTAATTCTGGCCATCTTTATCTCGCCGTTTGCCTCTTCCTGGCCAGATGGGCTGGAAAAAGTGGCTGAAAAATATGGTTTCTTGGAAAAGGGAGAGGGGCATGAAGTCTTTCATGCTCCCATTCCCGATTACGCCATGCCAGGCATAAAAGTGGAGTCGGTAGCCACCGCCCTCGCTGGATTGATGGGAACATTGATTGTTTTTGTGATCGCATATGGAGTGGGAATCGTCATAAAAAGAAAGGCTGAGCCCAAGTAA